TTAAATTTGTTTTAATTTTGTTAGCTTAGTACAGGGCTGCGGCTTTGGGCATAGTAGAGCCTTTGAGCAGTGTTACTACTTCGTCGGCGTCTATGGTTTCTTTGTCTAGCAGTGCTTTCTTAACCGCTTCTAGTCCGTCTTTGTTCACCGACAGAACTTCGCGGGCGCGAGTGGCGGCCTCGCTGATCAGGCTTTCTACTTCATCGTCAATCAGCTTGGCAGTGTCGTCCGAATACTGTCGCTCATGGACCATACGCTCTATCATCATACCCTCTTCTACATGAAAGACTTGGTTGCGCAGCTTGCCGCTGCCCATACCTTGGTTGATGATCATATCGCGCGCTAGCTCGGCAGCTTTGGGCAGATCAGAACCGGCGCCGGTTGTGACGTGCTCTTTGCCGTAAATGAGCTCTTCGGCAATGCGCCCACCCAGCATGCGGGCCAATACGTCCTTGAATTCTATGATGCTGTGATAGCTCTTATCCTCTGGGGGAATAGCCCAGGTAACGCCGCCAGTGCCACCACGAGGAATGATGGTTACCTTATGGATAGGGTCACTGTCCGGCAGGACATGGCCAACCACGGCGTGTCCGGCCTCGTGATAGGCAGTCAGCTCTTTTTCTTTCTCGCTCATGACCTTGCTCTTGCGCTCGGGGCCAATAGCTACCTTTTCAAAGGCGTTGGTAACATCGTCTTGGGTAATCTCGTGGCGATTGTGCCGGGCGGCAATGATAGCCGCCTCGTTGGCAATATTAGACAGGTCAGCGCCAGATGAACCGGCAGACTTGGCAGCCAGAGCGTCTAGGTCAACATTTTTGGCCAGAGGCTTTTTGGCAAAGTGGACTTTTAGGATAGCTTCGCGATCTTTGCGGTCTGGCAGGCTGATGTTGACGCGGCGGTCAAAACGGCCAGGGCGCAGCAAGGCGGGGTCCAACACGTCAGAACGGTTGGTTGCCGCCAATACAATCACGTTGGTACCTTGTTCGAACCCGTCCATCTCTACCAGGATTTGGTTGAGAGTTTGTTCGCGTTCGTCGTGGCCACCACCCATACCACTACCACGGCGGCGACCGACGGCGTCGATCTCGTCGACAAAGATAATACAAGGGGCGTTCTTTTTAGCCTTGGCAAATAGGTCGCGGACGCGGCTGGCACCGACACCCACAAACATTTCCACAAACTCAGAACCAGAAATGCTAAAGAACGGCACGTTAGCCTCACCAGCCACAGCGCGGGCCAGCATGGTCTTGCCGGTACCCGGAGGGCCCACTAGCAACACGCCCTTGGGGATCTTGGCACCGACGGCCTCGAACTTCTTGGGGAACTTCAAGAATTCGACGACTTCCTGCAGATCAACCTTGGCCTCGTCTGTGCCAGCAATACTGCGGAAGGTTACTTTGTCTTTTTCGTTGCCGTACAGCCGGGCGCGGCTCTTGCCAAAACTTAGTGCCTGATTGCCTTGTCCCTGTGCACTGCGCAACATAAAGAACAAAATGAAACTAATAAAGACAACTGGCAGCAAGTTCAGACCAATGGTGGCCCAGGTGGCTCCAGCGTTAGATTCGGCCTCGTAAGTAACCGGGGTTTTGTCTGTGTCTAGACCTTCCTCTTTCAGGCCAACTTGGGGGTCTTTGCGGGATTCGATGGTGGGATCTTTTTGATCCTTCTTGGTTACTTTGATCGTGTCACCTTGGACAACAATCTTTTCGTATTTGCCGTCGTTGGCTTCTTGGACTACTTGTGTCAGGGGTTTCTTTTCTAGTTTGGGTGCAGACTGTCGGTAGTAGGACAGAATCAGCAAACTAAAAAGAATCACCAGCGCAATAAAACTGGCATTTTTCATACCTTTGCGTTTTGAGTTGCCACTTCCGGGTAAATTACGAAACGGTTTTTTGGGGTCCATTCAGTATCTCCTTTAGATTTGAAATGGGTGCAGCCTTTGAGGCTGCCCAGGTTCGGTCGGAACGAGTAGAACGGGAGCCACCATTTGCGAACAGGTGGCAGTGCGGACTCTACCCATAAATCTATTATACAGAGCGTTAAGCTTCCTTGCTAGCGGTCCCCACGGATGACTGCTAAAGCTTGAATTATCAACCAGAGAGAAACCGGGAAGAGCAGCCGGAATGCGAATTTACTTCGCATTCCGTGCGATGAGAAACCCAGAATGGGTGTCTCATTACCGACGTTTGAGTGCCAAGGAGTCCTTTGTAATGTGTAAAACATGTATTTTATCCACATCAGCCACCTGGCCGGGCGCGTATGTTTTGGCGGCCCGTACCAGTCGTTCCAGGGTCTTGCTGGTGATATCCGTCACCTGGTGACGTTGCAGCCACACCAGCATAACCTCTCGTGACACAGCATGCGGCAACATGATAAACCAGTGCCGGTTCAGCTCGCTCTGGCCCGGATGCAGGTGCAGGTAGTCGACCAACAGCTGCTCTAGTTCTTGCTGCACGGGACCCAGCTGGGTGATGTGGTGCAGGAGTTCTTGGCGCTGTGCGGCGGAAAACTTAGGAATAATATGCTGCCTGACATAGTTACGGGCGTAGCGCGTGTCGGCATTGGTGCTGTCCTCGCGCCACACCAGCCCTTGGTCCTTGGCATAGGCAACTAGATCTTTCTTGGGCACGTGCAGCAGTGGCCGCTCCAGTCCGGGCCGACTTCTCAGAGACACCAAGCCGCGTGGTCCAGTGCCACGCATGATATTCAGCACGGCTGTCTCTAGCAAATCATCCTGATGATGAGCGGTCACAATGGCCTGAGCACCGTGAGCCTCTTTGGCCCGACGCAGAAAGTCGTAACGAGCAACACGTGCCGTGTTTTCGCTAACACCCGGACCTAGCTGCGCTTCTTCGTACACAAAGGGGATAGCATGTTGCCTGGTCACATCCTGAATAAGCTGGCGATCTTCATGGGTATCGGGTCGAATACCATGGTCAAAATGAGCCACTACCATAGACACGTCTGGCTGTTGTCTGAGCATATCCAGCAAAGCCATCGAGTCCACACCGCCCGACACCGCCACCACGTACGTCCCTGGTTTCATCTGTAGCTTCACCCTATAATAATACTATGAGATCCTCTTATCCCCCGCCTCCAGGATGGCTCTCA
This sequence is a window from Verrucomicrobiia bacterium. Protein-coding genes within it:
- the ftsH gene encoding ATP-dependent zinc metalloprotease FtsH, translating into MDPKKPFRNLPGSGNSKRKGMKNASFIALVILFSLLILSYYRQSAPKLEKKPLTQVVQEANDGKYEKIVVQGDTIKVTKKDQKDPTIESRKDPQVGLKEEGLDTDKTPVTYEAESNAGATWATIGLNLLPVVFISFILFFMLRSAQGQGNQALSFGKSRARLYGNEKDKVTFRSIAGTDEAKVDLQEVVEFLKFPKKFEAVGAKIPKGVLLVGPPGTGKTMLARAVAGEANVPFFSISGSEFVEMFVGVGASRVRDLFAKAKKNAPCIIFVDEIDAVGRRRGSGMGGGHDEREQTLNQILVEMDGFEQGTNVIVLAATNRSDVLDPALLRPGRFDRRVNISLPDRKDREAILKVHFAKKPLAKNVDLDALAAKSAGSSGADLSNIANEAAIIAARHNRHEITQDDVTNAFEKVAIGPERKSKVMSEKEKELTAYHEAGHAVVGHVLPDSDPIHKVTIIPRGGTGGVTWAIPPEDKSYHSIIEFKDVLARMLGGRIAEELIYGKEHVTTGAGSDLPKAAELARDMIINQGMGSGKLRNQVFHVEEGMMIERMVHERQYSDDTAKLIDDEVESLISEAATRAREVLSVNKDGLEAVKKALLDKETIDADEVVTLLKGSTMPKAAALY
- the tilS gene encoding tRNA lysidine(34) synthetase TilS codes for the protein MKPGTYVVAVSGGVDSMALLDMLRQQPDVSMVVAHFDHGIRPDTHEDRQLIQDVTRQHAIPFVYEEAQLGPGVSENTARVARYDFLRRAKEAHGAQAIVTAHHQDDLLETAVLNIMRGTGPRGLVSLRSRPGLERPLLHVPKKDLVAYAKDQGLVWREDSTNADTRYARNYVRQHIIPKFSAAQRQELLHHITQLGPVQQELEQLLVDYLHLHPGQSELNRHWFIMLPHAVSREVMLVWLQRHQVTDITSKTLERLVRAAKTYAPGQVADVDKIHVLHITKDSLALKRR